DNA from Ziziphus jujuba cultivar Dongzao chromosome 2, ASM3175591v1:
CTCATATTGCTTTCTCCTCTGGGTACTTGATGAAGCTTCTCACTTTCCCATCTTGAAGTAATGAAGCAACCTTTTCCTTAGAGCTCTATCATATCACAGAACCTTCACAATTTTTACTTGgacaaaaattgagattttcaaatataatacaGTGCATGCTTCCCTCTCCCttctacataaaaataaataaataaacaataattataaacaaggaaaaaaatactTTGAAGATTGAAATATAGATACATAAGTGATAGTTCATAGATGAGAAACACAGTCAAATGAACATAACACaatttataaatgaaattacaaGAGCTATTAGGTGAAAGGGAACTTGACAAGTAACATGAGCTAACATGAACTAGTAACAAAGAAAGCAGGGTCTGCATTTCAAGATAACAAAgtgaagaaagaaaacataCTCTCATCTTCTTTGGTTCCTCTGCTGTCTGGTTCTATACTTCAACCACAGGAACAGTATTCTATCTACAACTTTCTCAACAGCATCGAAGTAGGCTACACTCCAAGACCTTTTCATCGCGATTACCAGATAAGGAACAAGAATTCCTGCTGCAAATCCCAATCCAACACTCAAGTAAAACCACTTATCAGTAGAAGTGTCACCACTTCTACTACTCTTCGAAGTACTCAATCCCTTTTCTGGATCAACATCATCACCTGAACATTTCACATCAAGTGGAATACCACAAAGACCAATGTTTCCAGCAAAAAAGGGTGCATCAAAAGTTGTCATATGATCTGTATAAGGGATCCTACCAGAGAAGTTATTGTTTGACAAATTCAGGAACCCCAAAAATGAGAGTGATGCCAAACTGCGAGGAACAGCACCTGAGAGCTTATTACTTGAGAGATCAAGTGATGACAATTGCTTCAACTTTGAAACGCTCTTCGGAATGTGCCCAGTCATATGGTTTCTTGACAAGTTCAGAAACACTAAACCTGACAATTTTGTTATCTCTTTTGGAAGATCTCCACTCAAATTATTTCCAGAGAGATCCATGCTGACTACAAGGGGGAGGATCTTGCTGAAAATCAGAGACTGGTCTTTCATATTCACAACCAAGTTTTCTTCAAACACCTATTGGACTGCTCAGATGGTGAACACTGCGAAATCTAGGTGTTTCTTCTCTAAGAATGTAACAGGAAGTCGCAAAGCTAACATCAAACATATCCTCAATATGAAAAAGCTCCCAAAATATGCTAAATACCCGAGAAACCCGCTGTTGATTGAGCACAGTAAGATTAAAAGCTATGAGGAGCTCCGGAAAAGAGCGGAACAAAGACTTCAAGGATGGAAGAACAGACTTATCTCGCAGTCGGGTCAATTTGTGCTAGTAAAAACAATGATCTCTTCAATGCCTACCTATGCCATGTCCTCCACAAAAATTCCAAAGAGCTGGTACAGGCATTTCGATAGCATGGCCAACCGATTTCTTTGGAACAGCGAAAGTGATCAAGAGAAGTCAACTTGTCTTGTTTCTTGGAAGAGACTTTGTCAACCTAAATCAGCAAGAGGGTTGGGACTAAAACAACTAGAAGATGTTAATAGAGCTTTTCTATGTAAATTAGGTTGGTCGCTGGCAAACAACTTTGACTTGATGTGGGTGTAAGCCTTAAAAGCTAAGTATTCTCAGACTTTATGCATTGTACTTGGAAAAAATCGTGCTCTTGGTTTTGGAAAGGCATCTTAGGCGTGAAACCCACCCTAGCTAAAGGTCTGTATTATAAGATTGGTAATGACAGTGGCATCAACTACAAAGAGGATCCTTGGATTCCCAATATGCTTAATTTTTGTCCGACTTCTACTCTGAATAGCACTAGCTTGCAGGTTGGGATGGTTGACTCTCTTTTGTTTCCAAGTGGTGAATGGAATATACCTCTTCTGGAACAGATTTTCGATAGGGACTCTGTAAACAAAATTTCCAACATTTTCTGGGTTGATATTATATTTGGACGATAAGCTAATCTGGATGGGAAGCTTTTCAGAGAAGTTTTTAGTTAAATCAATGTACCAATTCTTAAATCCAGTAGCTTTCAACAATCGGAAATGGTGGAATTTTCTCTAGAATAGTAATCTCCATGACAGGTTGAAGTTTTTATGTAGAGACTATCCTCTCGCAACCTCCCAGTATGTGCAACTCTAGCTAGTCACAATTGGCAGATTGATGATCCCAGATGTCCCCGTGGGTGTAATAGTATTGAAGATGAAACTCATCTTTTTTTCCACTGCAATGTAGCTTGATCCATCTGGTTGGCTTCCCCTTGGAGTGTCAGATGGTTGGAAGATCCCTCTCTTAACTTGGACTCTTATCTTGAATGGCTTTCGAAACCAGATACACATCTGCCAGTCCACCCTAAGGATACAAGCAAATTCTTCCTCTCAGCGGTGATCCTTCATACTATTTGGAAAGTGAGAAAT
Protein-coding regions in this window:
- the LOC125422381 gene encoding putative receptor like protein 25; amino-acid sequence: MKDQSLIFSKILPLVVSMDLSGNNLSGDLPKEITKLSGLVFLNLSRNHMTGHIPKSVSKLKQLSSLDLSSNKLSGAVPRSLASLSFLGFLNLSNNNFSGRIPYTDHMTTFDAPFFAGNIGLCGIPLDVKCSGDDVDPEKGLSTSKSSRSGDTSTDKWFYLSVGLGFAAGILVPYLVIAMKRSWSVAYFDAVEKVVDRILFLWLKYRTRQQRNQRR